One Acidimicrobiia bacterium DNA segment encodes these proteins:
- a CDS encoding sulfite exporter TauE/SafE family protein — protein MASLANTLDYVGLAFAAAGVGALGGLGGAVLLVPALVLTGVNATAAAPLGLICVAAGSVAAGSQQLVERAVNHRIGIATELAASTAAVIGAVVSGLVSESVLTLLLAITALAAALVGARRSDLRNPPREECQPGDIGERIGSLAGAYPVGGGIAPYTTRRLPLGLGLMGVAGLMAGTIGASGGFIKTPAMSEIMHVPTKVAAATTTFTVGITSATALVVFAIQGRINVSASAAVILGSLAGGYVGARFQARLSPIAVRRGLSMLLVAVAIALVVRL, from the coding sequence GTGGCCTCGCTCGCTAACACGCTCGACTACGTCGGACTGGCGTTCGCCGCCGCTGGCGTGGGCGCGCTCGGTGGGCTCGGGGGCGCGGTGCTGCTGGTGCCCGCCCTCGTGCTCACGGGTGTCAACGCGACTGCGGCAGCCCCGCTCGGCCTGATCTGCGTTGCTGCGGGCTCGGTGGCGGCGGGGTCGCAGCAACTGGTCGAACGGGCGGTGAACCACCGCATCGGGATCGCGACCGAATTGGCGGCATCGACGGCCGCGGTCATCGGCGCGGTCGTGTCCGGCCTCGTCAGCGAAAGCGTGCTCACGCTTCTGCTCGCGATCACCGCGCTGGCCGCGGCATTGGTCGGCGCGCGACGCAGTGACCTTCGCAATCCGCCGCGCGAGGAGTGCCAGCCCGGCGACATCGGTGAGCGCATCGGATCCCTCGCGGGCGCCTATCCGGTCGGCGGTGGAATCGCGCCTTACACTACGCGGCGGCTGCCACTCGGGCTCGGGCTCATGGGTGTCGCCGGGCTGATGGCGGGCACGATCGGTGCGTCGGGCGGGTTCATCAAGACCCCGGCGATGAGCGAGATCATGCACGTCCCGACGAAAGTGGCTGCGGCAACGACCACCTTCACGGTGGGCATCACGTCGGCGACCGCCCTCGTGGTGTTCGCGATCCAGGGACGCATCAACGTCTCCGCCAGCGCCGCGGTGATCCTGGGCAGCCTTGCCGGTGGCTACGTCGGCGCGCGCTTTCAGGCGCGGCTCTCGCCGATCGCCGTGCGACGCGGCCTCAGCATGCTGCTCGTCGCCGTCGCAATCGCCCTGGTGGTGCGCCTGTGA
- a CDS encoding DsrE/DsrF/DrsH-like family protein gives MGEDATSDKLAIALFSGTVDRLQAAATMAAGAAAMGMETHIFLMFWGVDAFRKDVIDTTRPVSAEYGDRGKEVAAAMEAKGVPPWHAVLRMAADVGDLHVHACAMTMDLLDIPMEHLDPMVEDVIGVATFVELSRDGNILFI, from the coding sequence ATGGGTGAGGACGCGACGAGCGACAAGTTGGCGATCGCGCTGTTCTCCGGGACCGTTGACCGGCTCCAGGCCGCGGCCACGATGGCGGCGGGCGCCGCTGCGATGGGCATGGAGACGCACATCTTCCTCATGTTCTGGGGCGTGGACGCGTTCAGGAAAGACGTCATCGACACGACGCGACCTGTGAGCGCCGAGTATGGCGACCGGGGCAAGGAGGTCGCGGCCGCGATGGAGGCCAAGGGAGTGCCGCCGTGGCATGCGGTGCTGCGGATGGCCGCCGACGTCGGGGATCTCCACGTGCACGCGTGCGCGATGACCATGGACCTGCTGGACATCCCCATGGAACATCTCGACCCGATGGTGGAGGACGTGATCGGAGTCGCCACCTTCGTCGAGTTGAGCCGGGATGGGAACATCCTGTTCATCTGA
- a CDS encoding sulfurtransferase TusA family protein has translation MGTTTADLEIDARGSFCPGPLMELIKAVRQSDVGKKIAVLSRDPGSRTDIPAWVKKAGHDLVAIEDADDYARFVVEKTH, from the coding sequence ATGGGCACCACGACAGCGGATCTGGAGATCGACGCGCGGGGCTCGTTCTGCCCCGGCCCCCTGATGGAGTTGATCAAGGCGGTGCGCCAGTCCGATGTCGGGAAGAAGATCGCGGTGTTGTCCCGAGACCCGGGTTCGCGCACCGACATCCCGGCATGGGTGAAGAAGGCTGGTCATGACTTGGTCGCGATCGAGGACGCGGACGACTACGCCCGCTTCGTCGTCGAGAAGACGCACTAG
- a CDS encoding FAD-dependent oxidoreductase, translating into MPADIVVLGGGVGGALTANLLSKRLPSGSARIRVLDETGVHVYQPGFLYVALDQANAGWLSRDLRSLLRDDVELLIDRAVRIDVENGAVHLEREGALHYDFLVVTTGAQPDWDGVPGLRQATHNFYSLIGAERLREALRTFDGGSLVVGVAGMPYKCPPAPVEFAFMVDDYLRRRKVRDRTRIRFLSPINRAFTIESASKLVQPLMEKRGIELETFVNVETVDPDKRRLTSLEGETFDFDLAVLVPPHVGATVVRDSGLGDPGGWLPTDPATLQLKSSDRVFAIGDATDLPISKSGSTAHFEAPVVVEQVVAAIEGRAPNPAKSRYRGKVTCFLETGRRQATILVFDYDHPPKPPRPSFIWHVAKWLFNRVYWLTVPRGRI; encoded by the coding sequence ATGCCAGCCGACATCGTGGTGCTCGGGGGCGGCGTGGGCGGTGCCCTGACCGCAAACCTGCTGTCGAAGCGGCTCCCATCCGGGTCGGCTCGCATTCGTGTGTTGGACGAGACGGGCGTGCACGTGTACCAGCCCGGGTTCCTGTACGTCGCCTTGGACCAGGCGAACGCGGGCTGGCTCAGCCGGGACCTGCGATCGCTGCTCCGTGACGACGTCGAGCTGCTCATCGACCGAGCCGTGCGGATCGACGTCGAGAACGGCGCGGTGCACCTCGAGCGTGAGGGCGCCCTGCACTACGACTTCCTCGTCGTGACCACCGGTGCGCAGCCCGACTGGGATGGGGTGCCAGGGCTGCGCCAGGCAACGCACAACTTCTACTCGCTGATCGGTGCCGAGCGGCTGCGCGAGGCGCTGCGCACCTTCGACGGCGGATCTCTCGTCGTCGGCGTGGCGGGCATGCCCTACAAGTGCCCACCGGCCCCGGTGGAGTTCGCGTTCATGGTCGACGACTACCTACGGAGACGGAAGGTGCGCGACCGCACCCGCATCCGCTTTCTCTCGCCGATCAACCGGGCATTCACGATCGAATCGGCCTCGAAGCTCGTGCAGCCGCTCATGGAGAAGCGGGGCATCGAGCTGGAGACCTTTGTGAACGTCGAGACCGTCGACCCCGACAAGCGGCGGCTGACCTCGTTGGAGGGCGAGACCTTCGACTTCGACCTCGCCGTCCTGGTGCCCCCGCACGTCGGGGCGACCGTGGTGCGCGACTCCGGGCTTGGCGACCCCGGCGGCTGGCTCCCGACGGACCCCGCGACGCTGCAGCTGAAGAGCTCGGACCGGGTGTTCGCGATCGGCGACGCCACCGACCTCCCGATCTCCAAGAGCGGCTCCACCGCTCACTTCGAGGCGCCGGTCGTCGTCGAGCAAGTCGTCGCGGCAATCGAGGGGCGCGCGCCGAATCCAGCGAAGTCGCGCTACCGAGGCAAGGTGACGTGCTTCCTCGAGACTGGGCGGCGCCAGGCGACCATCTTGGTCTTCGACTACGACCACCCCCCCAAGCCACCGCGACCCTCGTTCATCTGGCACGTGGCGAAGTGGCTCTTCAACCGCGTCTACTGGCTCACCGTGCCGCGCGGCAGGATCTGA
- a CDS encoding phosphoribulokinase produces the protein MSKKHPIVAVTGSSGAGTTTVKVAFEHVFRREGINAVFIEGDSFHRHTRDEMRQAIAEADAQGRTLSHFGPEGNLLGELEELFREYGESGTGKRRHYVHNAEEAARHGQEQGLFTDWEAIEPGSDLLFYEGLHGGAVTDEVDIARHVDLLVGVVPIVNLEWIQKIHRDREVRGYETSDITDTILRRMTDYVHYITPQFSSTDINFQRVPTVDTSNPFVARDVPTLDESNIVIRFRDPAKLKVGFPYLLAMLHDSFMSRRNTIVVPGGKWGIALEIILTPLIEDLTA, from the coding sequence ATGTCGAAGAAGCATCCGATCGTCGCGGTCACTGGCTCTTCGGGGGCGGGGACGACCACGGTGAAGGTGGCGTTCGAGCACGTGTTTCGTCGTGAGGGGATCAACGCGGTGTTCATCGAAGGCGACAGCTTCCATCGACACACTCGCGACGAGATGCGGCAGGCGATCGCCGAGGCCGATGCCCAAGGCCGCACGCTGAGCCACTTCGGGCCGGAGGGAAACCTCCTCGGAGAGTTGGAGGAGCTCTTCCGCGAGTACGGCGAATCTGGAACGGGTAAACGACGCCACTACGTGCACAACGCCGAAGAAGCGGCCCGTCACGGACAAGAACAAGGCCTGTTCACCGATTGGGAGGCCATCGAGCCGGGCTCGGACCTGCTCTTCTACGAGGGGTTGCACGGCGGAGCCGTCACCGACGAGGTCGACATCGCTCGACACGTCGACCTGCTCGTCGGCGTGGTGCCGATCGTCAACCTGGAGTGGATCCAGAAGATCCATCGCGACCGCGAGGTCAGGGGCTACGAGACGTCCGACATCACCGACACCATCCTCCGACGGATGACCGACTACGTGCACTACATCACGCCGCAGTTCAGCTCGACCGACATCAACTTCCAGCGCGTCCCGACCGTGGACACGTCGAACCCCTTCGTGGCTCGCGACGTTCCCACCCTCGACGAGAGCAACATCGTGATCAGGTTCCGCGATCCGGCCAAGCTGAAGGTCGGCTTTCCTTACTTGCTGGCGATGCTGCACGACTCGTTCATGTCGCGGCGCAACACCATCGTCGTTCCCGGCGGCAAGTGGGGGATCGCCCTCGAGATCATCCTCACCCCGTTGATCGAGGACCTGACCGCCTGA
- a CDS encoding LysR substrate-binding domain-containing protein — protein sequence MITLRQLQVFVEVAQAGGSVTQAAARLDVSQPSVSDTVRSLEQSLDAKLLTGRGQARGLTAAGETFRAYAARIMSLVAEGRQALADLQDTVTGQLRLVAVPTAGEHLVPVALHPFVQRYPEVEIALRVANRAAAIGPLNDGWADLAVMGRPPANVRLDAQAFLPNRLMLACAPEHPLAGGTSDLGTVAAATMLIREPGSGTRAAVEQAFASAGLELRRTLEIGSNAAVIAALHQRLGISVLPEIAIAQDLAAGSLVSVDAPGFPLEREWHILRRADAYLSAPARAFVEQLTACRIDVNGGVSTEPRSNPHHQD from the coding sequence GTGATCACGCTTCGCCAGCTCCAGGTCTTCGTGGAAGTGGCGCAGGCCGGGGGCAGCGTCACCCAGGCCGCGGCCAGGCTCGATGTCTCGCAACCGTCGGTGTCCGACACGGTCCGCTCCCTCGAGCAGAGCCTCGACGCCAAGCTCCTCACCGGCCGAGGGCAGGCCAGGGGGTTGACCGCAGCGGGAGAGACCTTTCGCGCCTATGCGGCGCGGATCATGTCGCTGGTCGCCGAGGGTCGCCAAGCCCTCGCCGACCTGCAAGACACCGTCACTGGTCAGCTCAGGCTTGTCGCGGTCCCAACCGCCGGCGAGCACCTCGTGCCGGTTGCGCTCCACCCCTTCGTTCAGCGCTACCCGGAGGTGGAGATCGCGCTTCGGGTCGCGAACCGTGCCGCCGCCATCGGGCCGCTCAACGATGGTTGGGCGGACTTGGCGGTGATGGGCCGTCCGCCAGCCAACGTTCGGCTGGACGCGCAGGCGTTTCTGCCCAATCGTCTGATGTTGGCCTGCGCCCCTGAACATCCACTCGCAGGCGGGACGAGCGACCTCGGCACGGTGGCAGCGGCAACGATGCTGATCAGAGAGCCAGGGTCGGGCACCCGCGCCGCGGTGGAGCAAGCCTTCGCTTCCGCCGGCCTCGAACTCCGGAGAACGCTGGAGATCGGCTCCAACGCGGCGGTGATCGCCGCGCTGCACCAGCGGCTGGGGATCTCCGTTCTGCCCGAGATCGCCATAGCCCAGGATCTGGCCGCCGGCTCTCTGGTCAGTGTGGACGCACCCGGGTTCCCGCTCGAGCGCGAATGGCACATCCTGCGGCGTGCTGACGCGTACCTCTCGGCTCCGGCCAGAGCGTTCGTCGAGCAGCTGACCGCGTGCAGGATCGACGTCAATGGGGGCGTCTCGACCGAACCGCGTTCGAATCCCCACCACCAGGACTGA
- a CDS encoding ribulose-bisphosphate carboxylase: protein MTFDQSSRYADLNLSEGDLIAGAEHVLVAYHMKPKPGFGGYLETAAHFAAESSTGTNVEVSTTDAHTRSVDALVYEIDEGDELMKVAYPIDLFDRNVIDGRAMLASFLTLTVGNNQGMGDVAYAKMHDFYVPPPYLRLFDGPATTIADLWRVLGRPVVDGGFIVGTIVKPKLGLRPAPFAEAAYNFWLGGDFIKNDEPQGNQPYAPLKATISAVADAMRRVQDETGQAKLFSANITADDYREMIARGEFILETFAENADHVAFLVDGYVAGPTAITTARRHFSNQFLHYHRAGHGAVTSPQSRRGYTAFALAKMARLQGASGIHAGTMGFGKMEGEPADRSIAYMLERDCAEGPYFHQDWLGMNPTTPIISGGMNAVRMPGFFENLGHSNLILTAGGGVYGHLDGPTAGAISLRQAEQLWKQGADPMQFAREHAEFARALESFPADAERLLPGWRQELNVA from the coding sequence TTGACCTTCGACCAGTCGAGCCGGTACGCCGATCTGAACCTGAGCGAGGGCGACCTCATCGCTGGGGCTGAGCACGTGCTGGTCGCCTACCACATGAAACCGAAGCCCGGCTTCGGCGGGTATCTCGAGACCGCGGCCCACTTTGCCGCAGAGTCGTCGACCGGAACCAACGTCGAAGTGTCGACAACCGACGCCCACACCCGATCGGTCGACGCGCTGGTCTACGAGATCGATGAAGGCGACGAGCTGATGAAGGTCGCCTACCCAATCGACCTCTTCGACCGCAACGTCATCGACGGCCGGGCGATGCTGGCATCGTTTCTGACGCTGACCGTCGGGAACAACCAGGGTATGGGCGACGTCGCCTACGCCAAGATGCACGACTTCTACGTGCCGCCTCCCTACCTGAGGCTCTTCGACGGCCCGGCCACCACCATCGCTGACCTCTGGCGGGTGCTGGGCCGCCCGGTCGTCGACGGCGGCTTCATCGTAGGCACCATCGTCAAGCCCAAGCTCGGCCTTCGCCCTGCACCGTTCGCCGAGGCGGCCTACAACTTCTGGTTGGGCGGCGACTTCATCAAGAACGACGAGCCGCAAGGCAACCAGCCCTACGCCCCGTTGAAAGCCACCATCTCAGCGGTCGCCGACGCCATGCGCCGCGTCCAAGACGAGACCGGGCAGGCCAAGCTCTTCTCGGCCAACATCACCGCAGATGACTACCGCGAGATGATCGCTCGGGGCGAGTTCATCCTTGAGACTTTCGCCGAGAATGCCGACCACGTCGCGTTCCTGGTGGACGGCTACGTGGCCGGACCCACCGCGATCACCACGGCCCGCCGCCATTTCTCAAACCAGTTCCTGCACTACCACCGCGCTGGCCATGGGGCGGTGACGTCACCGCAGTCCAGGCGCGGCTACACGGCTTTCGCCTTGGCCAAGATGGCGCGCCTCCAGGGCGCATCCGGGATCCACGCGGGCACGATGGGTTTCGGCAAGATGGAGGGAGAGCCGGCCGATCGAAGCATCGCCTACATGCTCGAGCGCGACTGTGCCGAAGGCCCGTACTTCCATCAGGACTGGCTCGGCATGAATCCGACAACGCCGATCATCTCCGGCGGCATGAACGCCGTGCGGATGCCTGGCTTCTTCGAGAACCTGGGTCACTCCAACCTGATCCTGACGGCCGGGGGTGGGGTCTACGGGCACCTCGACGGTCCCACCGCGGGGGCGATCTCCCTACGACAGGCCGAGCAGCTGTGGAAGCAGGGCGCCGACCCGATGCAGTTCGCTCGGGAGCACGCCGAGTTCGCCCGTGCGCTCGAATCGTTCCCAGCCGACGCCGAACGGCTGCTTCCTGGCTGGCGCCAAGAACTGAACGTGGCCTGA
- a CDS encoding ubiquinol-cytochrome c reductase iron-sulfur subunit, with product MTSTPDRSPIWRRDFPVTSEGEDDVTRREFVRFLVLASGTFAASTVAIAAYTSLRSVNEGEPRAIVKATRVKPGGEYLFRYPSEKDPAILIRLPNGELHAFSQKCTHLGCVVTYQVDERRLFCPCHDGVFDPATGVVLAGPPPLPLGRIDIEERNGVVWALGRRS from the coding sequence GTGACCTCGACTCCCGATCGATCACCGATCTGGCGACGGGACTTCCCTGTCACCTCAGAGGGCGAGGACGACGTCACCCGACGCGAGTTCGTGCGATTCCTGGTGCTTGCCAGCGGCACGTTCGCGGCTTCGACGGTTGCGATTGCGGCGTACACCTCGTTGCGGTCGGTGAACGAGGGCGAGCCTCGGGCGATCGTCAAGGCCACCCGCGTGAAGCCTGGCGGCGAGTACCTGTTCCGCTACCCCTCGGAGAAGGATCCTGCGATTCTCATTCGGCTCCCGAACGGGGAGCTCCATGCGTTCAGTCAGAAGTGCACCCATTTGGGTTGCGTCGTGACGTACCAAGTAGACGAGCGGCGACTCTTCTGTCCCTGCCACGACGGGGTCTTCGACCCGGCCACGGGCGTCGTTCTCGCAGGGCCACCTCCGCTCCCGCTCGGAAGGATCGACATCGAGGAACGTAACGGCGTCGTGTGGGCGCTCGGTCGACGGTCATGA
- a CDS encoding 4Fe-4S dicluster domain-containing protein yields the protein MIGEPMLVIDQSRCIGCEACVQACEECGTHRGHSMIHLEPIDVGVTTQTAPTVCMHCADPTCAQVCPADAIKRNEDGVVQSALKPRCIGCSNCVIACPFGVPKYLSDFDLMMKCDLCFDRTSIGLAPMCASVCPSQALWYGTVEEFESTRRGTLVDTFTFGRQTVTTKVRMVTDDPGAVAVTLGPAPTPWLDDPFGLAGEELT from the coding sequence ATGATCGGTGAGCCGATGCTGGTCATCGACCAGAGCCGGTGCATCGGCTGCGAGGCGTGCGTCCAGGCCTGCGAGGAGTGCGGGACGCACCGCGGTCACTCGATGATCCACCTCGAGCCGATCGACGTAGGGGTCACGACCCAGACGGCGCCGACGGTGTGCATGCACTGCGCCGACCCGACGTGCGCGCAGGTCTGCCCGGCCGATGCAATCAAGCGAAACGAGGACGGCGTCGTTCAGTCCGCGTTGAAGCCGCGCTGCATCGGCTGTTCGAACTGTGTGATCGCTTGCCCGTTCGGGGTCCCGAAGTACCTGTCGGATTTCGATCTGATGATGAAGTGCGACCTGTGCTTCGACCGCACCTCGATCGGCCTCGCGCCGATGTGCGCATCGGTGTGTCCGAGCCAAGCGCTCTGGTACGGCACCGTCGAAGAGTTCGAGTCGACTCGACGCGGCACCCTCGTCGACACCTTCACCTTCGGGCGCCAGACCGTCACGACCAAGGTCCGCATGGTCACCGACGACCCGGGCGCCGTCGCGGTCACGCTGGGTCCCGCGCCGACCCCGTGGCTCGACGATCCCTTCGGACTCGCGGGTGAGGAGCTGACGTGA
- a CDS encoding molybdopterin oxidoreductase family protein, translated as AKLIVADPRVVPLARTADVFLGLRPGTDSALMGTILHILIERDWIDHRFIEQHTDGFEDAAAAVREYTPAWGADVTGVPAARIEEAAELWGTSATGMLLHARGIEHQSKGVENVLSCINLGLATGKFGKPGCGVCTITGQGNGQGGREQGHKCDQLPGNRDITNPEHREYIASVWGVDESEIPGKGLTAQEIVEAIHAGEIKGLLSICFNPVVSLPDTRFTREALDKLEFYAVIDFFVTESAWHADVVLPGSLHEEDEGTSTTVEGRVVKLNPAVAPPGNARLDWEILLDLAKRLGKEHLFTYESTQEMFDEMRVASHGGTADYTGITWERVEDELGMFWPAPEIGHPGTPRLYEDGQFYRPNGRALFHAVPYRPAAEVVDAEYPIWLTTGRVVSQYLSGSQTRRIAQLVRQYPEPLCEIHPNLAEEHGIVTGDTVRVTSRRGSMTLPAKVVPTIRPDTVFIPYHWAGRQAANQLTNRALDPVSKIPEYKVSAVRIERVGAGGATVDERDLALHVEDPDR; from the coding sequence GCGCCAAGCTCATCGTCGCCGATCCCCGGGTCGTGCCGCTCGCGCGGACCGCCGACGTCTTCCTCGGCCTCCGCCCCGGCACGGATTCCGCGTTGATGGGGACGATCCTGCACATCCTGATCGAGCGCGACTGGATCGACCACAGGTTCATCGAGCAGCACACAGATGGGTTCGAGGACGCGGCAGCCGCGGTGCGCGAGTACACGCCGGCATGGGGCGCCGACGTCACTGGCGTCCCGGCGGCTCGCATCGAGGAGGCTGCCGAGCTGTGGGGAACGTCCGCGACCGGGATGTTGCTGCACGCGCGGGGGATCGAGCACCAGAGCAAAGGTGTCGAGAACGTCCTCTCGTGCATCAACCTGGGTCTCGCGACGGGGAAGTTCGGCAAGCCCGGATGCGGAGTGTGCACGATCACCGGGCAGGGCAACGGCCAGGGCGGGCGCGAGCAGGGCCACAAGTGCGACCAGCTCCCGGGCAACCGCGACATCACGAACCCAGAGCACCGCGAGTACATCGCTTCGGTGTGGGGTGTCGACGAGTCGGAGATCCCGGGCAAGGGGCTCACCGCCCAAGAGATCGTCGAGGCCATCCACGCCGGCGAGATCAAGGGTCTGCTCTCGATCTGCTTCAACCCCGTCGTCTCGCTCCCCGACACCCGCTTTACGCGCGAAGCGCTCGACAAGCTCGAGTTCTACGCCGTCATCGACTTCTTCGTCACGGAATCGGCGTGGCACGCCGACGTCGTGCTTCCGGGCTCGTTGCACGAGGAGGACGAGGGCACGTCCACCACCGTCGAGGGTCGGGTCGTCAAGCTCAACCCCGCCGTCGCGCCACCAGGCAACGCGCGTCTTGACTGGGAGATCCTGCTCGACCTCGCCAAGCGCCTCGGCAAGGAGCATCTGTTCACCTACGAGAGCACCCAGGAGATGTTCGACGAGATGCGAGTCGCGTCACACGGTGGCACCGCCGACTACACCGGCATCACCTGGGAGCGCGTCGAGGACGAGCTCGGCATGTTCTGGCCAGCGCCCGAGATCGGGCATCCCGGCACCCCCCGGCTCTACGAGGACGGGCAGTTCTACCGGCCCAACGGTCGAGCGCTCTTCCATGCGGTGCCGTACCGCCCCGCGGCCGAGGTCGTCGATGCCGAGTACCCGATTTGGCTCACCACCGGCCGGGTCGTCAGCCAGTACCTCTCGGGCTCTCAGACCCGGCGCATCGCACAGCTCGTGCGCCAATACCCGGAACCGCTCTGCGAGATCCACCCGAACCTTGCCGAGGAGCACGGGATCGTCACCGGCGACACGGTTCGGGTGACGTCGCGTCGAGGCTCGATGACCCTGCCGGCGAAGGTCGTGCCGACGATCCGTCCCGACACGGTCTTCATCCCCTACCACTGGGCCGGGCGCCAGGCCGCCAACCAGCTCACGAATCGCGCGCTCGACCCGGTGTCCAAGATCCCCGAGTACAAGGTGAGTGCCGTGCGCATCGAGCGCGTCGGCGCGGGCGGAGCAACCGTCGACGAGCGAGACCTCGCGCTCCACGTCGAGGACCCGGATCGATGA
- a CDS encoding molybdopterin-dependent oxidoreductase: MARPPITDEELVKKYGPHLNETPPGGWDAGLDFDRQVKTHCCFCGQQCGIILKARGNEVVGFEPWYEFPFNEGKLCPKGVKRYLQGSHPDRLLDPIMRTSSGFETSTWDRALGTVADEIRRIQGEHGDDAFAMLSGVSLSNEKSYLIGKFARLALHTANLDYNGRLCMVSAGAAGKKALGIDRAANPWSDIPLADVVFIAGANVAECAPITTSYIWRARDRGAKLIVADPRVVPLARTA; the protein is encoded by the coding sequence ATGGCACGTCCCCCGATAACCGACGAGGAGCTCGTCAAGAAGTACGGCCCTCATCTCAACGAAACCCCGCCCGGCGGCTGGGACGCGGGGCTCGACTTCGACCGCCAGGTGAAGACGCACTGCTGCTTCTGCGGACAACAGTGCGGGATCATCCTCAAAGCACGTGGGAACGAGGTCGTCGGGTTCGAGCCGTGGTACGAGTTCCCGTTCAACGAGGGCAAGCTCTGCCCGAAGGGCGTGAAGCGCTACCTCCAAGGCAGCCACCCGGATCGGCTGCTCGACCCGATCATGCGCACCTCGAGCGGGTTCGAGACGTCGACCTGGGACCGTGCGCTCGGCACGGTCGCGGACGAGATCCGCCGCATCCAGGGCGAACACGGCGACGACGCGTTCGCGATGCTCTCCGGCGTCTCCCTGTCGAACGAGAAGTCGTACCTCATCGGCAAGTTCGCCCGGCTTGCGCTGCACACCGCGAACCTCGACTACAACGGGCGCCTCTGCATGGTCTCGGCCGGTGCGGCCGGCAAGAAGGCGCTCGGGATCGACCGCGCCGCGAACCCGTGGTCCGACATCCCGCTCGCCGACGTGGTGTTCATTGCCGGTGCCAACGTCGCGGAGTGCGCGCCCATCACCACGAGCTACATCTGGCGGGCGCGCGACCGCGGCGCCAAGCTCATCGTCGCCGATCCCCGGGTCGTGCCGCTCGCGCGGACCGCCGA